From a region of the Triticum aestivum cultivar Chinese Spring chromosome 7D, IWGSC CS RefSeq v2.1, whole genome shotgun sequence genome:
- the LOC123164294 gene encoding protein STRICTOSIDINE SYNTHASE-LIKE 10-like: MNYDRSEHEMVTKTGDSTGRLMMYDPRTSDASVLQPRMTYPNGVALSADRTHLVIASTGPCKLLRHWIKGVDAGKSEPFADLPGYPDNVRPDRKGGYWVALHRERNELPFGRDSHLLAVRVAADGKIVEEMRGPKKVRPTEIMERDDGKLYLGSVELPYVGVGKRK; encoded by the coding sequence ATGAACTACGACAGGTCAGAACACGAGATGGTCACCAAGACGGGGGACTCCACGGGCCGCCTCATGATGTACGATCCACGAACATCGGACGCTAGTGTGCTCCAACCAAGGATGACATACCCGAACGGTGTCGCGCTCAGCGCCGACCGCACGCACCTCGTGATCGCATCTACTGGCCCGTGTAAGCTGCTGAGGCACTGGATCAAAGGGGTCGACGCGGGCAAGTCCGAGCCTTTTGCCGACCTGCCGGGTTACCCAGATAACGTGAGGCCTGACAGGAAAGGTGGCTACTGGGTGGCGTTGCATCGTGAGAGAAATGAGTTGCCCTTTGGTCGTGATAGCCATCTTCTTGCTGTGAGGGTCGCTGCTGATGGGAAGATAGTCGAGGAGATGAGAGGGCCAAAGAAAGTCAGGCCAACCGAGATCATGGAAAGAGATGACGGCAAACTCTACTTGGGCTCGGTGGAGCTTCCTTATGTCGGTGTAGGAAAAAGGAAGTAG